CCAGTATTCGGATTATGCCCTATGGCAACGGGAGCACATAAGCGGTTCGTTTTTAGAAGAACAGCTGTCCTATTGGGAGGGCCATCTTAAGGACGTTTCAGTTTTGACCTTACCGACGGATCGTCCCCGTAGCCCGCAGGTAGATAGTTCCGGTGGCAGCCTGTCCTTTGAACTGCCCCCCGATTTGAGCGCTTCGATCCATGGCCGTTGCCAGGAAGAGGGCGTTACCCTGTTCATGTTTTTGTTGGCGGCCTTCAAGGTACTGTTGTACCGGTACAGCGGACAGAACGATATATGTGTGGGGACGTCCGTTGCCAACAGGACACAACAGGAACTCGAGGGGCTCATAGGGTTCTTTGTCAATACTTTGGCACTTCGCAGTGATGTGAGTGGCAAGTCTAGTTTCCGTTCCTTCCTCTCCCAGTTAAGGCAGACCACCTTATCGGCCTATGACCATCAGCATGCACCTTTTGAGAAGGTCGTCGACCGTACCGTCAAGACAAGGGACATGGCAACAAGCCCCCTGTTCCAGGTTGCCTTTGCATTACAGCATGCTGCGGATGAAGCAGGGCTTGAGATGGAAGGGCTATCACTAGAATTCAAAGATATAACCGAACATACTTCGAAATTTGATATCACCCTTACCGCCACCGAATTGGATACCGGTATTGCGATGAACATCGAATACCGCAGCTCTTTATTTGATCGTTCCACCATGGAGCGTATGGCCTCGCATTACCGTGGGCTATTGGAGGGTATCGTTTTAGATCTGGACCGGTCTGTGGGAAGTATCCCTATGCTCACCTCTGAGGAGCTGACCACGGTACTGGAGGACTTCCAGGGCCCCGAGGTTGTTTACGACTCAGAGAAGACATTAGTTGATCTTTTTGAGGAGCAGGCCCGCTCCACACCGGAGCATGTGGCCCTGGTCTACCAGGACCGGACCCTTACATACCGTGAGCTCGACCGCCGTTCGAACCAGTTGGCGCGTTACCTAAAAGGGCAGGGTTCTGGCCCGGAGGCATTGGTGGGGATATGTATAGAGCGTTCCCTGGAGATGGTAATTGGGATATTGGGGATACTGAAGTCGGGCGGGGCCTATGTGCCCATGGATCCAGACTATCCTTCCCAGCGCATCGGTTATATGCTCGAGGATGCACAGATCAGATTGTTGCTAAGCTCCAGCGGGAGCATCGAAAACGTGCCCGATCTGGACCACCGTACCGTGCTCCTCGATAGGGATTGGGGGACGATATCCCAGCAGTCAACCCGCAAGCTCTCCACAGGCCCCTCCCAGGAAAACCTCGCTTATGTCATCTACACCAGCGGGTCGACAGGACAGCCAAAAGGCGTCATGATTGAGCATAGTAATGTAGTAAGACTATTCAAAACAGAGAATCCTCTATTTGAATTCAAGAGTGATGATGTATGGACATTATTTCATTCCTTCTGTTTTGATTTTTCGGTTTGGGAACTTTTTGGTGCGCTTTTGTTCGGAGGAAAATTGCACATAATTCCAAAAGAAATTACCAAAGACCTGACCACGTTCGGAAAGCTTTTGATATCCGAGAAAGTTACCATCCTGAATCAGACTCCTTCCTCTTTTTATGCCCTTCAAGAACATTTATTATCACTTTCTAACCACCTAGAACTTCGCTATGTAATATTTGGAGGAGAAGCGTTAAACCCTCCACAACTAAAACAGTGGGAAGAAAAGTATCCTGAATGCCAGTTAATAAACATGTATGGAATTACAGAAACCACTGTTCATGTCACATATAAGGAAATTACAAATAAAGAAATTCTAGAGCCTACAAGTAATATTGGGAAAGCAATACCTACGCTCCATAGTTACATTCTTGATAAAGAATTAAATCCCGTGCCAATCAGTATAGTCGGAGAGCTGTGCATCTCCGGTCCCGGTCTGTCCAGGGGCTATTTGAACCGTCCTGATTTAACGGCCTCGAAGTTCGTCCCCAACCCCTTCAGCGGCATCGAGGGCGACCTTATGTACCGTACGGGAGATTTAGCCCGCTGGCTGCCCGACGGCAACATAGAGTTCATCGGACGGGCCGACCACCAGGTAAAGATACGCGGCTACCGCATCGAACTGGGCGAGATCGAGAGCGTCCTGTCACAACAGGGGCAGATCGGCGCGAGCTGTGTCGTGGCCCATACCGACGAGAACGGTTCCAAACGGTTGATGGGGTACGTTGTGGCCGACGGGGACCTGGATTGTTCAGCCTTGCAAAACCGATTAAAGCAACAGCTTCCGGATTATATGGTACCCACAATCTGGATGGAACTGGAACGCATGCCCTTGACCGCCAACGGCAAGATAGACCGTGCTTCCCTTCCCTTGCCCGACCAGTCCTCACTTTCGACCCAGGCCTATGTCGGTCCCCGGACCAAGACGGAGGAATCGCTGGTCGGTATTTGGCAGGAGTTGTTGGGCGTAGACCGCGTTGGTGTCCTGGACAATTTCTTCGAACTGGGGGGACATTCCCTACTGGCAACGCGACTGGTATCGATGATATGCCGTAGGCTGGAGATCGACCTGGCCATTAAAGACATATTCGAGTTCGGTACGATTGAAGAATTGGCAATATTTATCGACTACAACTTTAAAGATGAAGATGAGGACAATGAAGCGTATAAGTTTGTTGTAAAAATTTGATTATCAATGGATAGCACTATTTTAGAAATACTCAGACGGGCAAGTTCAGAAGATATAAAACTTGAGTTGGAAAATGGTTCATTGAACCTGAAATCCAAGACTGGGTATATCAGTCCGGAAATGATACAGGAGATAAGGGACAAGAAGGAATTGATAATTCAGCATCTTCAAAAACTCAAAGATAAAAATGTACCCTCCATATTCAAAAGCCGTATTCAACCTTACGATCGTTCAGGTATGGATAGGATCCCCTTATCGTATAGCCAGGAGCGTTTGTGGTTCATCGACCAGTTACAGGGCAGTTTGGAATATCACATTCCCTTTGTCCTGCGCTTGGAAGGCACATTGGATCGCACCTTGTTAGCAGATTCTTTACGGGAGATAGTTTCGCGCCATGAGGTATTGCGTACTGTTATCGTATCCGAAGATGGCGTTGGCCACCAAGAGGTCCTCCCATCGGAGGACTGGGCCTTGGAGTATTATGATGCCGTGGAGCGCTCGGATGTAGAGGGCTATCTCAGCCTGTTCCTTTCAAGGGCCTTTGACCTTTCCAAGGACTATATGTTACGGGTGGGACTGTACAGGTTGGGTGAAGCGGAACATATTTTGGCCGGGGCCTTCCACCACATAGCAAGTGATGGCTGGTCCAACGGTATACTCATCAACGAGTTCGTAGCGCTCTATAGTTCAAAGAAGTCGGGGCTTCCGCACGGGCTTCCCGCACTTGAGATCCAGTATTCGGATTATGCCCTATGGCAACGCGAGCATATAAGCGGACCGCTCCTGGAAGAACAGTTGTCCTATTGGGAGGGCCATCTTAAGGACGTTTCAGTTTTGACCTTACCGACGGATCGTCCCCGTAGCCCGCAGGTAGATAGTTCCGGTGGCAGTCTGTCCTTTGAACTGCCCCCGGACCTGAGTGCTTCGATCCGTGGCCGTTGCCAGGAAGAGGGCGTTACCCTGTTCATGTTTTTGTTGGCGGCCTTCAAGGTACTGTTGTACCGGTACAGCGGACAGACCGATATATGTGTGGGGACATCCGTCGCCAACAGGACGCAACAGGAACTCGAGGGGCTCATAGGGTTCTTTGTCAATACTTTGGCACTTCGCAGTGATGTGAGTGGCAAGTCTAGTTTCCGTTCCTTCCTCTCCCAGTTAAGGCAGACCACCTTATCGGCATATGACCATCAGCATGCGCCTTTTGAGAAGGTCGTCGACCGTACCGTCAAGACAAGGGACATGGCAACAAGCCCCTTGTTCCAAGTGATGTTTGTACTACAGAATACACCGGAGGAACGTGAAATTGTCATAGAAGGGCTTTCTATAAGCACATACCATCAGGATATCACATCTGCAAAACGTTTTTTAACTCTTACCGCCACCGAATTGGATACGGGTATTGCGATGAATATCGAGTACCGCAGCTCTTTATTTGATCGTTCCACCATGGAGCGTATGGCCTCGCATTACCGTGGGCTATTGGAGGGTATCGTTTTAGATCTGGACCGGTCTGTGGGAAGTATCCCTATGCTAACCCCTCAAGAGCTGACCACGGTACTGGAGGACTTCCAGGGCCCCGAGGTTGTTTACGACTCAGAGAAGACATTAGTTGATCTTTTTGAGCAGCAGGCCCGCTCCACACCGGAGCATGTGGCCCTGGTCTACCAGGACCGGACCCTTACATACCGTGAGCTCGACCGCCGTTCGAACCAGTTGGCGCGTTACCTAAAAGGGCAGGGTTCTGGCCCGGAGGCATTGGTGGGGATATGTATAGAGCGTTCCCTGGAGATGGTAATTGGGATATTGGGGATACTGAAGTCGGGCGGGGCATATGTGCCCATGGATCCAGACTATCCTTCCCAGCGCATCGGTTATATGCTCGAGGATTCACAGATCAGATTGTTGCTAAGCTCCAGCGGGAGCATCGAAAACGTGCCTGATATGGGCCACAGTACCGTGCTCCTCGACAGGGATTGGGCGTTGATATCGGAAGAGTCAACCCGCAAGTTGTCCCGGAAGTCTTCATCGGATAACCTGGCCTATGTCATCTACACTAGCGGGTCGACAGGGCAGCCAAAAGGGGTTATGGTTGAGCATGCCAGTATCTCTAATGAGATTCAATACTATTCTGAATTATTTGAATTTGGTACTGAAGACCGACAGTTATTACTAGCAAATTATGCATTCGACGCTTCCGTAGAACAGATTTTTTTACCCATTACCAATGGAGGGGCTTTGGTATTGATTTCAAATGAAGATATGTTAAGTCCTGAAAAATTTGAGGACTCTTTAGATCACTTTGGTATAACACATTTTCAAGCTACTCCCTCCTTATTAAAAACAATAACTCCAAGAAAATACTCAAAACTACAACGAGTGTGTTCAGGTGGAGAAGTTTGCCCACCAGACTTAGCTGTTCGATGGAGTGCCCACGTAAAGTTTTTCAATAAATATGGCCCAACAGAAGCTGCTGTAAATTCAACTTATTATTCCTATTCCAAAAAAAATCCAGGGATTCCTTCCATTCCAATAGGGAAGCCACTGGCTAATGTTCAGCTTTATGTGCTAGATAGTAATGAATGTCTTGTTCCTATTGGAGTTCCTGGAGAATTACATATTGGAGGAGTAGGAGTAGCGAGAGGATATCTCAACCGAAAGGAACTCAACCATCAGAAATTCATCACCCATCCACAATCCAAGAACAACCAACGTCTTTACAAAACAGGAGATTTGGTGAAATGGCTTCCCGATGGCAATCTTTTGTACTTGGGCCGTACTGATACTCAAGTAAAGATCAGAGGGTATCGTATTGAAGTCGAAGAAATCGAAATCGCTATACAAAATCTAGGATTGGTCTCAGCTGTCTCGGTTATTACAAGATCAGATGAGAATAGCCATGAACGCTTAATAGCTTATGTTATTGATAAAGAAGGTTTTAGCAGAGAAGAAGCTCAAAAAAAACTTTCCGCAAGTCTTCCTGAGTACATGGTTCCTGCCATTTGGATAAAGTTAAAGGAGTTTCCTCTTACCCCTAACGGAAAGGTTGATAGAAACTCACTGCCTCATCCGGAACGTCTGGACTTGACCACTTCAGAGTATGTTGCTCCCGAGACTACTGCTGAAAAGAATCTTGCTGAAATTTGGAAGGCCCTGTTATCACTTGATAGTGTAAGTGTTCATGATAACTTTTTTGAGTTAGGTGGAGATTCGATTATTGCCATTCAAGTGGTCAGTAGAGCTAAGCGCATGGGTTTCAACCTTCAACCAAGGGACCTTTTCGAACATCAAACTATTGCGTCCTTAGCTCTGATTGCAAAAAAAGAATCAAAACTGAGTAGTGAACAAGGCAGGCTTTCCGGACCGAGCGGTTTGCTTCCTGCTCAGCAGCGCTATTTCGAAACGCAGCATAGGACAGATGTAAGCTACAATCAAGCAGTCCTACTTGAATTATCAAAAGATATAGGTGAAGAAACCTTACAGCTAGTCTTTAAAACATTGATTAACTATCATGATGCCCTAAGGTTTTCCTATGCTCAGGACATAGAAAAAAATAAATGGATTCAGACCTATCAGGAAAATGTCTCCGATTTTTCTACCTCAGATTTATCAAGTTATAAGGGAAAACAATTGCAGGAGCAAATCGCGGTAGTTTGTTTAGAGGCGCAACATAGTATTAGCTTAAAGAATGGAAACCTATCTCATTTTCGATGGATAAAGACTTCAGGAAATGAGCCTCACAATTTCCTATACATTGTTGTTCATCACTTAGCAGTTGATGGTGTTTCTTGGAGAGTCTTGCTCAACGATTTGTCCGAAATGTTATCCAAACCAAAGATCGGGAAGTTCGATTTAGGATATAAAGGGACCTCGGTAAGACAATGGGTCAATCGGCTCGCTGAATTTTCAGAAACCCCAAAGGTGATTGACCAACTTACTTTTTGGGAATCGGTCCAGGACTCCTATAATCCCCTACCAACTGATTATAGTTTGGAGGAAATTTCTACGGTTGCTGATCTTAAAAATTATCATACAACCCTAGACCCCACGCTTTCAAAAGCCTTGTTGTTGGAGGTTAATAAAGCCTATACTTCAGAAGTAACAGACCTCTTATATGGGGCATTGGCTAAAACCCTCTGTGATTGGACAGGCCACAATGAGATCGTTATTGGTGTTGAAGGTCATGGAAGAGAAGATATCGCCGAGGATATCGATATATCAAGTACTGTTGGCTGGTTTACGAACTTATTCCCTGCTTTATTTCAACATGAACCGCACTATAAAGAAGGTCATATAATCAAAAGTGCTAAAGAGCAGTTGAGCATTTTCAGGGACAAAGGTCTGGGTTATTCTGTCTTGCGCTATCTACACCCTTCGGCTGAGCTCAGGGCGAAGTTGAATAGAAAGGATTTTGATGTCGTTCTAAATTACTTGGGTCAACTAGACAATATTATAGGTGAAAATTCCATAGTTCGACTTGCAGACGATCCTATAGCTTCCGAAAGCAACTCAGCTCTCCCAATTAACTATAAGATATCAGTTGTTGGCGCAATAGTGAACGAATCTCTGAAATTGAGCTGGAGTTATTCCAGGCATGAATATGAAGAAAAAACTATTGAGACTATTGCAGACGCCTATATTTCTAATTTGACGGCATTGATTACCTATTGTGGAGCCAAAACCACTGTAGAAAAGACACCCTCGGATTCTGCTTTAGCACCCGAAATCAGTTTTCAGGAATTTGATGAGTTTTTAGATGTCAAGGAAAACGGACAAGCTAGAAGAACATTAATAAATTCTGTGTATCCACTTAGTCCATTACAGCAGGGAATTTTGTTCCATGAACTCTACAATGAAGATTTCCAAACTTATCTTGGTCAGTTTAGCTGTGATTTTCCTGAGGGAATTGATGTCAATCGATTGCAACAGGCTTGGAAGCAGCTACTTGCAGAACACTCTATTCTAAGATCTGGATTTTCTCATGATATTTTTAAAATTCCCGTACAGTTTCCCTACAAAGAAGCGGACCTACCTTACACTTACTTGGATTATAGCTCTTTAGATGGTAAAAAACGGGAGGGAAAGTATCTAAAGTTCCTTAAACAAGATCGTCTTAAAGGAATAGCACTTGACAATCCTCCGTTGATGCGGATTGCGGTTTTTAAAATGGGAGGCAACAAATTTAGAATGTTGTGGACACATCATCATTTGATTTTAGATGGATGGTCTGTTTCTAATCTCATGGCTAAGTTTCTAAGGATTTATGAAGAGCTTTTAGAGAATCGGAAACCAAAAGTATCTGAAGAAGACCATTATGAAGATTACATAAGATTCTTATCTAAGACGGATAAATACCAGGAAGAAGCTTTTTGGAAAACCTATATGAATGGAGTCACTGAACCTATTCTTTTGCCATTCATTAAAGACAATATCGATAGAAACAAGACAAGAGGGATTCCGGCAGAGACCACTCTAACCTTTGATGAGACCCTATCAGATTCTTTGAAAACTTTGGCGCGCAACCATCACCTTACCATGAATACGATTCTTCAAGGGGTATGGGCGGTTTTGTTGTCAAAATACAGTGGTAAAAAAGAAGTGACTTATGGTGTTGTAGTTTCTGGTCGCCCTCCAAGTCTTGATGGTATTGAGGATAAGGTAGGGTTGTTTATCAATTCTATACCGCTATATGCAAAATTGGAAAACAACACCGAAGTCCTACACGTCTTTGAGAATATTCAAAAAGGCCAAATAAAGGCCAGGGATTTTGAGTATAGCAGTCTGGCTTCGATTCAAAATTGGACGGGGGTAAAGGGAGATTTATTCGATAGTATTCTTGTTTTTGAGAATTACCCTATAGTTGAGACTTTAACTGCTTCCGAACTACCCATAAAAATTGAGAATGTACAAACCTTTGAAGAGACGAATTATCCTCTGACTATTGTCACCGCGATAGATGATGTTTTAAGTATAAAGTTTTTATACAATGAGTATTTACTATCAGATGAATCCGTGTCCATGATTAAGGGACATTTCCGAAATGTATTATTTCAAATACTCAATAAACCGGAAATTAGAACTAACGATATAAGACTACTTACATCCGTCGAGGAAAACATTTTTAAGAATTTCAACAATACGGTCACGCCCTACCCTAAAGAAAAAAACCTGATTGATCTTTTTGAAGAACAGGTGCAGAATTCTCCACAAGCCATAGCTGTAGAATTTGATGAGAATCAAATGTCTTATCAAGAACTGAATCGCAGGGCAAATCAACTTGCTCACTATTTAATTAAAAAGGGTGTATCCTCTAATGATTTGGTAGGAGTGTGTGTAGAGCGTTCTTTTGAGTTAATCATAGGGATCCTGGGGATATTGAAATCTGGAGCGGCCTATGTCCCAATTGATCCTGAGTATCCGCAAGACCGAATAAGTTACATTGTCAAAGATACCTCGGCCAAGGTCATTTTATGTGATGGTAAATCAAGGAGGCTTTTAATGGATTCCTCGACGGGAGCAGACCTGTTGAATTTGGAGAATCAGTATGTTGAAATTGAAAAAGAATCAGGCACAAATCCGAGCTTGCCTATTCAGAATACCAACTTGATATATTCCATTTATACTTCTGGAAGTACTGGAATTCCAAAGGGTAGCTTGGTTCAACACAAAGGTTTAACCAATTTGGTCAATTGGTATGTACAGGAATTTGAATTCTCCGAGAACAGCCATTTCCTGCTATCGAGTTCCATAAATTTTGATCTTACCCAAAAAAATGTCTTCGCCCCGATCATTTCCGGTGGACGGTTGTGCATCAGCAGCTTTGCTTATAATGATTTTGATCAGCTTATAGATGTTGTTGAGAAGTTTGAGATCACAAATATTAACTGCACTCCTAGTGTTTTTTATGGATTTGTGGACCACCGTGAGGAGGAGGAGATGAAGAAGCTAAGTTCATTGGAATATGTTGTTTTAGGAGGAGAACCTATTAGTTTTAGCAATTTGCAGGAATGGTATACCAACCCATTTAACAAGGCTAAAGTCGTAAATTCTTATGGCCCGACGGAATGCTCGGATGTAGTCTCTTATTTCATTATCGACTATGATGCAGATAAGGAGATGAGATCAATACCCATAGGAAAACCAATATATAACACTGAGCTATATATCCTTGACAGTGATCATATGCAACTTCCGATGGGAGTCCAAGGAGAATTGTTTATAGGAGGTGAATGTGTAGGTTCGGGCTACCTGAACCGTCCGGACCTGACCGCCTCGAAGTTTGTCCCCAACCCCTTCAGCGGCGTCGAGGGCGACCTTATGTACCGTACGGGAGATTTAGCCCGCTGGCTGCCCGATGGCAACATAGAGTTCATCGGACGGGCCGACCACCAGGTGAAGATCCGCGGCTACCGCATCGAACTGGGCGAGATCGAGAGTGTTTTATCCCAGGAAGATCAAATCAGTTCAAGTTGTGTTCTGGTCCATACCGACGAGAACGGTTCCAAACGGTTGGTGGGGTACGTTGTGGCCGACGGGGACCTGGACCGTACGGAACTGCAGAAAAGCTTGAAGCAGCAACTACCGGATTATATGGTGCCCACGATATGGGTGGAACTGGATGGTATGCCCTTGACCGCCAACGGAAAGATAGACCGTGCTTCCCTTCCCTTGCCCGACCAGTCCTCGCTCTCAACCCGGGCCTATGTCGGTCCCCGGACCGAGACGGAGGAGTCCCTGGCCGCTATTTGGCAGGAGCTGTTGGGCGTAGACCGCATCGGTGTCCTGGACAATTTCTTCGAACTGGGGGGACATTCCCTACTGGCAACGCGACTGGTATCGATGGTCCGCCGCCAGATGGACGTGGACCTGGCCATCAGGGATGTTTTTGTACACCCTACCATTTCAGAGTTGGGGGGCCATATATCGGGGCATTCCACAGGGGTATTGTTGCCCTCCATTGTCCCCTATGACCGTTCGGGTATGGACAGGGTCCCATTGTCCTACAGCCAGGAGCGTTTGTGGTTCATCGACCAGTTACAGGGCAGTTTGGAATATCACATTCCCTTTGTCCTGCGCTTGGAAGGCACATTGGATCGCACCTTGTTAGCAGATTCTTTACGGGAGATAGTCTCCCGCCACGAGGTGTTGCGCACCGTTATCCTATCGGATGAGGGCGTGGGCCACCAAGAGGTCCTCCCATCGGAGGACTGGGCCTTGGAGTATTATGATGCCGTGGAGCGCTCGGATGTAGAGGGCTATCTCAGCCTGTTCCTTTCAAGGGCCTTTGACCTTTCCAAGGACTATATGTTACGGGTGGGACTGTACAGGTTGGGTGAAGCGGAACATATTTTGGCCGGGGCCTTCCACCACATAGCAAGTGATGGCTGGTCCAACGCCATACTCATCAATGAGTTCGTGGCACTATACGGTTCAAAGAAGTCCGGGCTTCCGCACGGGCTCCCCGCGCTTGGGATCCAGTATTCGGATTATGCCCTATGGCAACGGGAGCACATAAGCGGTTCGTTTTTAGAAGAACAGCTGTCCTATTGGGAGGGCCATCTCAAGGATGTTTCTGCTTTGATCTTACCGACGGATCGTCCACGTAGCCCGCAGGTGGACAGTTCCGGTGGCAGCCTGTCCTTTGAACTGCCCCCCGATTTGAGCGCTTCGATCCATGGCCGTTGCCAGGAAGAGGGCGTTACCCTGTTCATGTTTTTGTTGGCGGCCTTCAAGGTACTGTTGTACCGGTACAGCGGACAGAACGATATATGTGTGGGGACGTCCGTTGCCAACAGGACACAACAGGAACTCGAGGGGCTCATAGGGTTCTTCGTCAATACTTTGGCCCTTCGCAGTGATGTCTCGGGGAACACAGCTTTCCGTTCCTTCCTCTCACAGGTCAAACGGACAACATTGGATGCGTACGAACACCAGCACGCACCCTTCGAAAAGATCGTCGACCGTACCGTCAAGACAAGGGACATGGCAACAAGCCCCCTGTTCCAGGTGATGTTTGTGCTACAGAATACACCGGAGGAACGTGAAATCGTCATGGAAGGGCTTTCCATAAACCTTATGGAGAATCACGATGGTATTGCTAAAATAGATATAGCATTTAATGTAAATGAGACAGCGGAGAATCTTCAACTGGTAATCGAATACCGTAGCTCTTTATTCGACCGTTCCACCATGGAGCGTATGGCCTCGCATTACCGCGAGCTACTGGAGGGTATCGTTCTGGACCTGGACCGGTCTGTGGGCAGTATCCCTATGCTCACCTCCCAGGAGCTGGCCACGGTACTGGAAGCTTTCCAGGGGCCCGAGGTTGCCTACGATACAGAGAAGACACTGGTCGACCTCTTTGAACAACAGGCACGCTC
The sequence above is a segment of the Muricauda sp. SCSIO 64092 genome. Coding sequences within it:
- a CDS encoding amino acid adenylation domain-containing protein, with the protein product MSVPRTETEESLAAIWQELLGVDRIGVLDNFFELGGHSLLATRLVSMVRRQMDVDLAIRDVFVHPTISELGGHISGHSTGVLLPSIVPYDRSGMDRVPLSYSQERLWFIDQLQGSLEYHIPFVLRLEGTLDRTLLADSLREIVSRHEVLRTVILSDEGVGHQEVLPSEDWALEYYDAVERSDVEGYLSLFLSRAFDLSKDYMLRVGLYRLGEAEHILAGAFHHIASDGWSNAILINEFVALYGSKKSGLPHGLPALGIQYSDYALWQREHISGSFLEEQLSYWEGHLKDVSVLTLPTDRPRSPQVDSSGGSLSFELPPDLSASIHGRCQEEGVTLFMFLLAAFKVLLYRYSGQNDICVGTSVANRTQQELEGLIGFFVNTLALRSDVSGKSSFRSFLSQLRQTTLSAYDHQHAPFEKVVDRTVKTRDMATSPLFQVAFALQHAADEAGLEMEGLSLEFKDITEHTSKFDITLTATELDTGIAMNIEYRSSLFDRSTMERMASHYRGLLEGIVLDLDRSVGSIPMLTSEELTTVLEDFQGPEVVYDSEKTLVDLFEEQARSTPEHVALVYQDRTLTYRELDRRSNQLARYLKGQGSGPEALVGICIERSLEMVIGILGILKSGGAYVPMDPDYPSQRIGYMLEDAQIRLLLSSSGSIENVPDLDHRTVLLDRDWGTISQQSTRKLSTGPSQENLAYVIYTSGSTGQPKGVMIEHSNVVRLFKTENPLFEFKSDDVWTLFHSFCFDFSVWELFGALLFGGKLHIIPKEITKDLTTFGKLLISEKVTILNQTPSSFYALQEHLLSLSNHLELRYVIFGGEALNPPQLKQWEEKYPECQLINMYGITETTVHVTYKEITNKEILEPTSNIGKAIPTLHSYILDKELNPVPISIVGELCISGPGLSRGYLNRPDLTASKFVPNPFSGIEGDLMYRTGDLARWLPDGNIEFIGRADHQVKIRGYRIELGEIESVLSQQGQIGASCVVAHTDENGSKRLMGYVVADGDLDCSALQNRLKQQLPDYMVPTIWMELERMPLTANGKIDRASLPLPDQSSLSTQAYVGPRTKTEESLVGIWQELLGVDRVGVLDNFFELGGHSLLATRLVSMICRRLEIDLAIKDIFEFGTIEELAIFIDYNFKDEDEDNEAYKFVVKI